A genome region from Pan troglodytes isolate AG18354 chromosome 3, NHGRI_mPanTro3-v2.0_pri, whole genome shotgun sequence includes the following:
- the SPATA4 gene encoding spermatogenesis-associated protein 4: MAAAGREKGYVTQTAAALDKSPSLSPQLAAPIRGRPKKCLVYPHAPKSSRLSRSVLRWLQGLDLSFFPRNINRDFSNGFLIAEIFCIYYPWELELSSFENGTSLKVKLGNWAQLEKFLARKKFKLPKELIHGTIHCKAGVPEILIEEVYTLLTHREIKSIQDDFVNFTDYSYQMRLPLVSRSTVSKSIKDNIRLSELLSNPNMLTNELKAEFLILLHMLQRKLGRKLNPEWFDVKPTVGEVTLNHLPAQASGRRYNLKVKRGRVVPVLPNIGSGGSSHREIHVKQAGQHSYYSAMKPIRNMDKKP, encoded by the exons ATGGCTGCCGCCGGCCGGGAAAAAGGGTATGTGACACAGACTGCGGCAGCCCTAGACAAGTCACCGTCACTTTCGCCACAGCTAGCAGCTCCCATCCGAGGGAGGCCTAAGAAGTGTCTGGTCTATCCGCATGCGCCGAAGAGCTCCCGCTTGTCTCGTTCCGTTCTGCGTTGGCTTCAGGGTCTGGATCTCAGCTTCTTCCCCAGGAACATCAACAG AGACTTTTCAAATGGCTTCCTAATTGCagaaatattctgtatatattaCCCCTGGGAACTTGAATTATCATCCTTTGAAAACGGGACCTCTTTAAAAGTCAAGTTGGGTAACTGGGCACAGTTGGAGAAG TTCctggcaagaaaaaaatttaaattacctaAAGAACTAATCCATGGAACAATTCATTGTAAAGCTGGAGTGCCTGAAATATTGATAGAAGAGGTTTACACTTTATTAACACATCGAGA aattaAAAGTATCCAGGATGACTTTGTGAATTTCACGGACTATAGTTACCAGATGCGTTTACCCCTGGTTTCCAGGTCTACAGTTTCGAAGTCTATTAAAGATAACATTAGGTTATCAGAATTACTAAGCAATCCCAACATGCTGACCAATGAACTTAAAGCGGAGTTCCTCATCCTTTTACATATGTTGCAAAGAAAATTAGGCAGAAAATTGAATCCAG AATGGTTTGATGTGAAACCAACAGTGGGAGAAGTTACTCTCAATCACCTTCCTGCCCAAGCCTCTGGGCGCagatataatttaaaagttaaaagaggAAGAGTTGTCCCTGTTTTAC CAAATATAGGTAGTGGTGGCAGTTCACATAGAGAAATACATGTGAAGCAAGCTGGACAACATTCTTATTACTCTGCTATGAAACCTATCAGAAACATGGACAAGAAACCTTGA
- the SPATA4 gene encoding spermatogenesis-associated protein 4 isoform X1 → MAAAGREKGYVTQTAAALDKSPSLSPQLAAPIRGRPKKCLVYPHAPKSSRLSRSVLRWLQGLDLSFFPRNINRDFSNGFLIAEIFCIYYPWELELSSFENGTSLKVKLGNWAQLEKFLARKKFKLPKELIHGTIHCKAGVPEILIEEVYTLLTHREIKSIQDDFVNFTDYSYQMRLPLVSRSTVSKSIKDNIRLSELLSNPNMLTNELKAEFLILLHMLQRKLGRKLNPEWFDVKPTVGEVTLNHLPAQASGRRYNLKVKRGRVVPVLLLLSLEKEMGLWKPSLDKVDQDGKQI, encoded by the exons ATGGCTGCCGCCGGCCGGGAAAAAGGGTATGTGACACAGACTGCGGCAGCCCTAGACAAGTCACCGTCACTTTCGCCACAGCTAGCAGCTCCCATCCGAGGGAGGCCTAAGAAGTGTCTGGTCTATCCGCATGCGCCGAAGAGCTCCCGCTTGTCTCGTTCCGTTCTGCGTTGGCTTCAGGGTCTGGATCTCAGCTTCTTCCCCAGGAACATCAACAG AGACTTTTCAAATGGCTTCCTAATTGCagaaatattctgtatatattaCCCCTGGGAACTTGAATTATCATCCTTTGAAAACGGGACCTCTTTAAAAGTCAAGTTGGGTAACTGGGCACAGTTGGAGAAG TTCctggcaagaaaaaaatttaaattacctaAAGAACTAATCCATGGAACAATTCATTGTAAAGCTGGAGTGCCTGAAATATTGATAGAAGAGGTTTACACTTTATTAACACATCGAGA aattaAAAGTATCCAGGATGACTTTGTGAATTTCACGGACTATAGTTACCAGATGCGTTTACCCCTGGTTTCCAGGTCTACAGTTTCGAAGTCTATTAAAGATAACATTAGGTTATCAGAATTACTAAGCAATCCCAACATGCTGACCAATGAACTTAAAGCGGAGTTCCTCATCCTTTTACATATGTTGCAAAGAAAATTAGGCAGAAAATTGAATCCAG AATGGTTTGATGTGAAACCAACAGTGGGAGAAGTTACTCTCAATCACCTTCCTGCCCAAGCCTCTGGGCGCagatataatttaaaagttaaaagaggAAGAGTTGTCCCTGTTTTAC TCTTGCTCTCTTTGGAAAAAGAGATGGGTTTATGGAAGCCTTCATTGGACAAGGTAGATCAGGATGGGAAG CAAATATAG